One region of Streptomyces capillispiralis genomic DNA includes:
- a CDS encoding ABC transporter permease, with translation MTVAAPEEAPVAEAPKAGATRLVDRVFKMRELAILVVFLVMIAVTQAGNSEFLSEQGIKDLLLNATILVLVATGQSLVVITRNVDLSVGSTLGISAFAAGTYLQGGGNAVVAIALAVLLGIAFGLLNGLLVSPGQVPALVVTLGTLYIIRGIDSIWVGSRQITAADLPGGFVDFGSGGISAVPYLALIALAVLVATAYYLKHFGSGRELYALGSNPEAARLAGIPVRKRILAAYTFCGALAGLAGALYLARFGNVDSGTGNGYELTVVSAVVVGGVVFTGGSGSVYGAALGALLLTSINSVLPALGVSSVWVLAINGILLILAIAVDRIVALRVASALKKRNARHA, from the coding sequence ATGACGGTCGCCGCTCCCGAAGAAGCTCCCGTCGCCGAGGCGCCGAAGGCCGGCGCCACCCGGCTGGTCGACCGCGTCTTCAAGATGCGCGAACTCGCCATCCTGGTCGTCTTCCTGGTGATGATCGCCGTCACCCAGGCGGGCAACAGCGAGTTCCTGTCCGAGCAGGGCATCAAGGACCTGCTGCTGAACGCGACCATCCTGGTCCTGGTCGCCACCGGCCAGTCCCTTGTCGTCATCACCCGCAACGTCGACCTGTCCGTCGGCTCGACCCTCGGCATCAGCGCCTTCGCCGCCGGCACCTACCTCCAGGGCGGCGGCAACGCGGTCGTCGCCATCGCCCTGGCCGTCCTGCTCGGCATCGCCTTCGGACTGCTCAACGGCCTGCTCGTCAGCCCCGGCCAGGTGCCCGCCCTCGTGGTCACCCTCGGCACGCTCTACATCATCCGCGGCATCGACTCCATCTGGGTCGGCTCCCGCCAGATCACCGCGGCCGACCTGCCCGGCGGATTCGTAGACTTCGGCTCCGGCGGCATCTCCGCGGTGCCGTACCTGGCGCTCATCGCCCTCGCGGTGCTCGTGGCCACGGCGTACTACCTCAAGCACTTCGGCAGCGGCCGCGAGCTGTACGCGCTCGGCTCCAACCCGGAGGCGGCCCGCCTCGCCGGCATCCCCGTGCGCAAGCGGATCCTCGCCGCGTACACCTTCTGCGGCGCCCTCGCCGGTCTCGCCGGCGCCCTGTACCTGGCCCGGTTCGGCAACGTCGACTCCGGCACCGGCAACGGCTACGAACTCACCGTCGTCAGCGCGGTCGTGGTCGGCGGCGTGGTCTTCACCGGCGGCTCCGGCAGCGTCTACGGCGCGGCCCTCGGCGCGCTGCTGCTGACCTCCATCAACAGCGTGCTGCCCGCCCTCGGCGTCAGCTCCGTGTGGGTGCTCGCGATCAACGGCATCCTGCTCATCCTCGCCATCGCGGTCGACCGGATCGTCGCGCTGCGGGTGGCCTCCGCCCTGAAGAAGAGGAACGCCCGCCATGCCTGA
- a CDS encoding sugar ABC transporter ATP-binding protein has product MTHPSDTGPSPVLALRDISKSFGAVRALRDVSLELFPGEVHALAGENGAGKSTLIKTLAGVHRPDAGQVLLDGAPVVFHGPGDARDAGIAVIYQEPTLFPDLSIAENIFMGRQPRRGLGRIDHKAVHAATAALMRRLGVELDPDRPARGLSIADQQIVEIAKALSFDARVLIMDEPTAALTGSEVARLFGVVRTLREQGAAVLFISHRLEEIFEICQKVTTLRDGAWIASEPLAGMTEDDLVRRMVGRDLEELYPKQDVTPGEVALSVRRLTREGVFTDVSFDVRRGEIVGLAGLVGAGRTEVARAVFGIDRWDAGEVEVDGRGLTNGAPSTAMAAGLALVPEDRRAQGLVMDMSIERNIGLTGLRTTVRAGLMDRGAERSRSLDWAVKLQVKYARIADTVNTLSGGNQQKVVLAKWLATGPKVLIVDEPTRGIDVGTKAEVHRLLSQLAADGVAVLMISSDLPEILGMADRVLVMHEGRLTAEISRTDATEETVMAAATGRAAA; this is encoded by the coding sequence TCCTCGCGCTGAGGGACATCTCCAAGTCCTTCGGCGCGGTCCGCGCACTGCGGGACGTCTCCCTGGAGCTGTTCCCCGGGGAGGTGCACGCCCTCGCCGGCGAGAACGGAGCCGGCAAGTCGACCCTCATCAAGACGCTGGCCGGAGTGCACCGGCCGGACGCCGGCCAGGTGCTGCTCGACGGCGCGCCCGTGGTCTTCCACGGCCCCGGCGACGCCCGCGACGCCGGCATCGCCGTGATCTACCAGGAGCCCACGCTCTTCCCCGACCTGTCGATCGCCGAGAACATCTTCATGGGCCGGCAGCCCCGGCGCGGCCTCGGCCGCATCGACCACAAGGCGGTGCACGCCGCGACCGCGGCCCTGATGCGGCGGCTCGGCGTCGAACTCGACCCGGACCGTCCGGCCCGCGGCCTGTCCATCGCCGACCAGCAGATCGTGGAGATCGCCAAGGCGCTCTCCTTCGACGCCCGCGTCCTGATCATGGACGAGCCGACCGCCGCGCTCACCGGCAGCGAGGTCGCCCGCCTCTTCGGCGTCGTGCGCACCCTGCGCGAGCAGGGCGCCGCCGTGCTGTTCATCTCCCACCGGCTGGAGGAGATCTTCGAGATCTGCCAGAAGGTCACCACCCTGCGCGACGGCGCCTGGATCGCCAGCGAGCCGCTCGCCGGCATGACCGAGGACGACCTGGTGCGCCGCATGGTCGGCCGCGACCTGGAAGAGCTCTACCCCAAGCAGGACGTGACCCCGGGCGAGGTCGCCCTGAGCGTGCGCCGGCTGACCCGCGAGGGCGTCTTCACCGACGTCTCCTTCGACGTGCGGCGCGGCGAGATCGTCGGACTGGCCGGACTGGTCGGCGCCGGCCGCACCGAGGTGGCCCGCGCCGTGTTCGGCATCGACCGCTGGGACGCGGGCGAGGTCGAGGTCGACGGACGCGGCCTCACCAACGGCGCCCCGTCCACCGCCATGGCGGCGGGCCTCGCCCTGGTCCCCGAGGACCGGCGCGCCCAGGGCCTGGTGATGGACATGTCCATCGAGCGCAACATCGGCCTCACCGGACTCCGTACCACCGTCAGGGCCGGTCTGATGGACCGCGGCGCCGAGCGCAGCCGCTCCCTCGACTGGGCGGTCAAGCTCCAGGTGAAGTACGCCCGGATCGCCGACACCGTGAACACCCTGTCCGGCGGCAACCAGCAGAAGGTCGTCCTCGCCAAGTGGCTCGCCACCGGGCCGAAGGTGCTGATCGTGGACGAACCCACGCGCGGCATCGACGTCGGCACCAAGGCCGAGGTGCACCGGCTGCTGTCCCAGCTGGCCGCCGACGGCGTGGCCGTCCTGATGATCTCCTCCGACCTGCCCGAGATCCTCGGCATGGCCGACCGCGTGCTGGTGATGCACGAGGGCCGGCTCACCGCCGAGATCTCCCGTACCGACGCCACCGAGGAAACCGTGATGGCCGCAGCAACGGGGAGGGCCGCCGCATGA